From a single Methanofollis sp. W23 genomic region:
- a CDS encoding NosD domain-containing protein, producing MVYNYLSLFYHFQEGTSTNDQHFFRRFSETINRTALAPFFGILLLALALASPPVAATDWTVGSDGCNFTTIGAALSNTSVTAGDVILIHPGTYDETVNVGKRLTLRGEAGATVNGGITIIADGATVENLAVNGATDSMAIYVNRADDAVVRGCTISSARSGIYIESATNCTVERCVLDDTITDTGIYLYSSSDQCRILDNTVTGCGSLGIALLNKCRDCVISGNTVQDCGYAGIQIQGGCEGSVVVANTFSENIYGVVVMDCTGQTTILKDNTVLGNRDRAVYLTGTDSVIVENVTVRGGEYGVCLSSVGNITLANSTITGTGTGLYVESTTTDSLIANNLFNNTKNIGVRARITMTGTRWNTTKAAGENIRGGSFLGGNLWLTPEGTGFSQTHADFDLDGICEEGYAITDKDGMVVGTDSLPLQNGGPSANFTIIPSSVMIGVPVFFNDTSVGTPTSWSWAFGDETETTRNVTRIYDTAGTYQATLTVANEFGTNTTARTVTIEPFSIQGAVDAASKGDVVVVPSGTYDETVNVNKTLTLRGSEGATVNGSISLTAGAAGATIEHLTVNGAADTTPIVVSADDAVVRGCTVSGGPEGIFLFYATNCTVEGCTVSGGTTGINLYSSGQCRILDNRVAGSGDSGIHLYNICPECVISGNIVHDCGNTGISLWAGSQGSEVVANTCSDNEFGFVVSGCTGATTTLKDNTALGNSGPGIVVSNSGSVVIENVTVHENQCGFRLSNSETVTLTNSTLTGTTGSGLEVNSASSSLIANNLFNNTKNINIWSDTGLTGTRWNTTKTFRKNIRGGPFLGGNLWLTPEGTGFSETHKDLNGDGICDEGYDLGNGCTDSLPLHTCLPTADFTFAPTGGSTPLEVQFTEICSGVNPRLYHWDFGDNTPAVEFVHPSHTFTTNGSHQVSLTVTNAFGSDTVTKTVTTLDPPTANFTVTPAGGKAPLTVVCTDASTGCVSTRLWDFGDGTTSTEATPTHVYAKAGTYTVSLNVSNPYASNTTVRENCITVEGTGVSSGGGGGRSPASAGAASHIPASGHASFEVRDAAIAEVEVTAAELVSHILVTVEPIAKPNHIKAPADAVYEYDEVTLYHTTDEAIASADLAFTVPKTWLKAQGARPDDVVLYRYHDGAWHALLTERTGEDKFCYSFTARSSGFSLFAIGVDESGPAPTVTPTETVTAVPATTAPPTTAPHQTPMPSGIVFFATGAAFILAQRLR from the coding sequence ATGGTTTATAATTATCTGTCTCTATTCTACCATTTCCAGGAGGGAACCTCTACGAATGACCAACACTTTTTCAGACGATTTTCAGAGACAATCAACCGTACCGCACTCGCCCCTTTCTTCGGCATACTCCTGCTCGCCCTCGCCCTCGCCTCCCCACCGGTGGCGGCGACCGATTGGACGGTCGGAAGCGACGGCTGCAATTTCACCACCATCGGTGCGGCGCTCTCAAACACCTCGGTGACGGCGGGCGACGTCATCCTCATACATCCGGGCACCTATGACGAGACCGTGAACGTGGGCAAACGCCTCACCCTCAGGGGCGAGGCGGGCGCGACGGTGAACGGCGGGATCACGATCATCGCCGACGGTGCAACGGTCGAGAACCTCGCCGTGAACGGGGCCACGGACTCCATGGCCATCTATGTCAACAGGGCCGACGACGCCGTGGTGCGGGGGTGCACGATTTCCAGCGCGAGATCCGGGATCTATATCGAATCAGCGACGAACTGCACCGTGGAGAGATGCGTCCTGGACGACACCATCACCGACACTGGCATCTACCTCTACTCATCCTCAGACCAGTGCCGGATCCTGGACAACACGGTGACCGGGTGTGGAAGTCTTGGGATCGCACTCCTGAACAAGTGCCGCGACTGCGTCATCTCCGGGAACACCGTCCAGGACTGTGGTTATGCAGGCATTCAAATCCAGGGCGGTTGCGAAGGCTCTGTGGTCGTCGCCAACACCTTCTCCGAAAACATCTATGGTGTCGTGGTCATGGATTGCACCGGCCAGACCACCATCCTGAAAGACAATACCGTCCTTGGAAACAGAGATAGGGCAGTCTATCTAACCGGTACGGATTCTGTCATCGTTGAGAATGTCACGGTGAGGGGCGGGGAATATGGTGTCTGCCTCTCCTCTGTCGGGAATATCACGCTCGCCAACAGCACCATCACCGGAACTGGTACCGGACTGTATGTCGAGAGTACCACAACAGACTCTCTCATCGCAAACAACCTCTTCAACAACACGAAAAATATCGGGGTCCGGGCCAGGATCACCATGACCGGCACCCGCTGGAACACGACGAAGGCCGCCGGTGAAAACATCCGCGGCGGTTCTTTCCTCGGCGGCAACCTCTGGCTGACCCCCGAGGGCACCGGTTTCTCCCAGACCCATGCCGACTTCGACCTCGACGGGATCTGCGAGGAGGGGTATGCGATCACGGATAAAGATGGAATGGTCGTCGGCACTGACTCCCTCCCGCTCCAGAACGGGGGGCCGTCGGCGAACTTCACCATCATTCCGTCGAGCGTGATGATCGGCGTACCGGTCTTCTTCAACGACACCTCGGTGGGCACGCCGACCTCGTGGTCATGGGCTTTCGGCGATGAGACAGAGACCACCCGGAACGTCACCCGTATCTACGATACCGCGGGCACCTACCAGGCGACCCTCACCGTCGCCAACGAGTTCGGCACGAACACCACGGCCCGCACCGTCACCATCGAGCCCTTCAGCATCCAGGGCGCGGTGGACGCCGCCTCCAAAGGCGACGTCGTCGTCGTCCCGTCCGGCACCTATGACGAGACCGTGAACGTGAACAAAACCCTCACCCTCAGGGGGAGCGAGGGCGCGACGGTGAACGGCAGCATTTCCCTCACCGCCGGCGCCGCCGGTGCGACGATCGAGCACCTCACCGTGAACGGCGCCGCAGACACCACGCCTATCGTGGTCAGTGCCGACGACGCTGTGGTGCGGGGGTGCACGGTCTCCGGCGGGCCGGAAGGGATTTTTCTCTTTTATGCGACGAACTGCACCGTGGAGGGGTGTACCGTTTCTGGAGGGACGACCGGGATTAATCTCTACTCGTCGGGCCAGTGCCGGATCCTGGATAACCGGGTGGCCGGAAGTGGGGATAGCGGGATCCATCTCTATAACATCTGTCCTGAGTGCGTGATCTCTGGCAATATCGTCCATGACTGTGGTAATACCGGCATTTCCCTCTGGGCGGGGAGTCAGGGAAGCGAAGTCGTCGCCAACACCTGCTCTGACAATGAGTTTGGTTTCGTGGTCTCAGGGTGCACGGGTGCAACGACCACCTTGAAGGACAACACCGCCCTCGGAAACAGTGGTCCCGGGATCGTGGTGTCAAATTCCGGTTCTGTCGTCATTGAGAATGTCACGGTGCACGAGAACCAGTGCGGCTTCAGGCTGTCCAATAGCGAGACGGTCACGCTCACCAACAGCACCCTCACCGGGACTACAGGGTCCGGACTTGAGGTTAACTCCGCCTCTTCCTCCCTGATCGCCAACAATCTCTTCAACAACACAAAGAACATCAATATCTGGTCAGACACCGGTCTGACCGGCACCCGCTGGAACACCACAAAGACCTTCCGGAAAAATATCCGCGGCGGCCCCTTCCTTGGCGGCAACCTCTGGCTGACGCCTGAGGGCACCGGGTTCTCGGAGACCCACAAAGATCTCAACGGTGACGGGATCTGCGACGAGGGCTACGACCTCGGGAACGGGTGCACCGACTCCCTCCCGCTCCACACCTGCCTTCCGACCGCAGACTTCACCTTTGCACCGACCGGCGGCAGCACCCCGCTCGAAGTGCAGTTCACCGAAATCTGCTCGGGGGTCAACCCCCGCCTCTATCACTGGGACTTCGGGGACAACACTCCCGCGGTCGAGTTTGTCCATCCCTCCCACACCTTCACGACCAACGGTAGCCACCAGGTGAGCCTGACGGTCACGAACGCCTTCGGGAGCGACACGGTGACAAAGACGGTGACCACCCTTGATCCGCCGACGGCGAACTTCACCGTGACGCCAGCGGGGGGGAAGGCTCCCCTCACGGTGGTGTGTACCGATGCATCGACGGGCTGCGTTTCCACCCGCCTCTGGGACTTCGGCGACGGCACCACCTCGACCGAGGCCACCCCCACGCATGTCTACGCGAAGGCTGGCACCTACACCGTCTCCCTGAATGTCAGCAACCCGTACGCCTCGAACACGACGGTGCGGGAGAACTGCATCACGGTGGAGGGGACAGGCGTGAGCAGCGGCGGGGGCGGCGGGCGATCCCCTGCGTCGGCCGGTGCGGCGAGTCATATCCCCGCCAGCGGCCACGCTTCCTTTGAAGTCCGCGACGCGGCGATCGCCGAGGTGGAAGTGACGGCCGCCGAACTGGTCTCGCACATCCTGGTCACCGTCGAGCCGATCGCAAAGCCGAACCACATCAAGGCCCCGGCAGATGCGGTCTATGAATACGACGAGGTGACGCTCTACCACACCACTGACGAGGCGATCGCCAGCGCCGACCTCGCCTTCACCGTTCCAAAGACATGGCTCAAGGCGCAGGGCGCCAGGCCGGATGACGTGGTGCTGTACCGCTACCACGACGGGGCGTGGCACGCACTCCTGACAGAGAGGACAGGCGAGGACAAATTCTGCTACTCTTTCACTGCCAGGAGTTCGGGCTTCTCGCTCTTCGCGATCGGGGTTGATGAGTCCGGGCCTGCGCCGACCGTGACCCCGACCGAGACCGTGACCGCGGTCCCGGCCACGACCGCCCCCCCGACGACCGCCCCGCACCAGACCCCCATGCCTTCTGGAATAGTGTTCTTCGCTACAGGTGCTGCTTTTATTCTGGCACAGCGGCTAAGGTAA
- a CDS encoding PKD domain-containing protein, whose amino-acid sequence MLVWPEGYRAPAGAPPTQNSFDLRNEGRVTPVKDQGNCGSCWAFASLGSLESALLTDGFGEWDLSENNMKNTHGFDLGPCEGGNFLMATAYLARWSGPVNENDDRYNATSGDSPPGLSSVMHTQNVTFLPLRSGSMDNDLIKEYIHDDGGLYACLIINASCFRPDATTYYLPDDPYYTNGTAQNGHAILLVGWNDTYDKSNFVVTPPDDGAFIAKNSWGTGIGENGYFYISYYDSSLKDFAHFSAESVDKYDGIYQHDPLGCCRAIGAPGRKTIYAANVFTATEKEDLAAIGFYTLEPQVAYTYEVFAGLDAPPVNTSGPVATGGGTLALPGYHTIPLATQVPLASGQTFSVVLNITSPLEDAILAVEGPIGYPYSDNAVAGAGESYVSLDGTSWGDLTGSFVNTNLCIRAYSALNLPPLEANFTAVPTSGTAPLTVQFTDASTGAITSRQWTFGDGNTSDDWSPSYTYQHAGVYTVNLTVTGSGGDDTASAVITVEEPAPELKANFTAFPTSGTAPLTVSFTDTSSGSPTSWLWDFDDGNTSTVQNPSHIYVEPGTYFVNLTVSNGTTQSWFKLEEYIDVDAAPLDANFTASPTTGTAPLAVQFTDTSTGIYDTCVWTFGDGNSSGEQNPVYIYTVPGLYTVNLTISSGMQTDTETKEQYINITAAPPVLSANFMAVPQNGTAPLTVQFTDTSTGAPTSWLWDFKDGNFSTEQHPTHTYISSGLYNVNLTVSDGKTSSSYETMEYIEVYEPQLEASFTASPTTGTAPLTVQFTDASTGTPTSWQWTFGDGNTSDDRSPSYTYQHAGTYTVNLTVTGSGGDDTTSTVITVNEPVPDLKASFTASPTSGLAPLTVQFTDASTGAITSRQWTFGDGNTSDDWSPSYTYQHAGVYTVNLTVTGSGGDDKASTVITVEEPVPDLKANFTASPTSGTAPLTVQFTDASTGTPTSWRWTFGDGNTSDDRSPSYTYQHAGTYTVSLMVSDGGTDDTITRTDLITVEEPVPDLKANFTASPTSGTAPLTVQFTDASTGTPTSWRWTFGDGNTSDDRSPSYTYQHAGVYTVNLTVSNRGMDDRITRTDLITVNEPKTTPTRSSGSSSDGGRSLLSAGVFERLKKGESGYVSLSGSVITRIGITANSSLSDVLVTVGRGSPPSSAGAPGDTIYAYLEILLYHATNSDLNGAEIIFSVPLAWLEEHGAGVEDVVLYRYHNNTWVPLPTEYIEEKDGKAYFRAETEGFSLFAVVIEAPGTTVVMTPVAPVPTDTTLPDSEDPGSTPTQSEEPESTPTQTPLPAALSLLAAGTALLLRGRRG is encoded by the coding sequence ATGTTGGTCTGGCCGGAAGGATACAGGGCACCTGCCGGTGCTCCTCCTACTCAAAACTCTTTTGATCTCCGGAATGAAGGACGAGTAACTCCGGTGAAGGATCAGGGTAATTGTGGGTCGTGCTGGGCCTTTGCTTCCCTCGGTTCCCTTGAATCGGCCCTGCTTACTGATGGATTTGGAGAGTGGGATCTTTCAGAGAACAACATGAAAAACACCCACGGTTTTGACTTGGGGCCATGCGAAGGCGGCAATTTCCTCATGGCGACGGCTTACCTCGCCAGGTGGTCGGGGCCGGTGAACGAGAACGACGACCGGTACAACGCGACTTCGGGTGACTCGCCTCCTGGCCTCTCGTCGGTGATGCATACCCAGAACGTCACTTTCCTTCCTCTACGGAGTGGCTCGATGGACAACGATCTGATTAAGGAGTACATCCATGATGATGGAGGATTGTATGCCTGTTTAATCATAAATGCATCCTGTTTTAGGCCGGATGCTACAACCTACTATCTCCCGGATGACCCCTATTATACAAATGGCACCGCACAGAACGGCCATGCCATTCTTCTGGTAGGGTGGAATGACACCTACGATAAATCCAATTTCGTTGTCACGCCCCCGGATGACGGTGCTTTCATCGCGAAGAACAGTTGGGGTACTGGTATTGGTGAAAATGGGTATTTCTATATTTCATACTATGATTCTTCCCTCAAAGATTTTGCACACTTCTCTGCCGAATCTGTGGATAAATATGATGGGATATACCAGCATGACCCGCTCGGGTGTTGCCGTGCCATTGGAGCCCCGGGTCGTAAAACAATTTATGCAGCGAACGTCTTTACGGCAACAGAAAAAGAGGATCTTGCGGCGATAGGGTTCTATACCCTGGAGCCGCAGGTGGCTTACACCTACGAGGTATTTGCCGGTCTTGATGCTCCTCCAGTCAACACGTCGGGCCCGGTTGCAACCGGCGGAGGCACCCTTGCACTCCCGGGTTACCATACCATCCCCCTCGCCACTCAGGTTCCGCTTGCATCAGGTCAGACCTTCTCGGTCGTGCTCAATATCACTTCTCCGCTTGAAGACGCCATTCTTGCCGTGGAGGGGCCTATCGGTTATCCATACTCTGATAATGCCGTTGCAGGAGCGGGAGAGAGTTATGTGAGCCTGGATGGTACGTCCTGGGGGGACCTGACCGGAAGTTTTGTGAATACAAATCTCTGTATCAGGGCATATTCTGCACTGAATCTTCCCCCTCTGGAGGCCAACTTCACCGCCGTCCCGACTTCCGGCACCGCTCCGCTGACGGTGCAGTTCACGGACGCCTCGACCGGCGCCATCACCTCCCGGCAGTGGACCTTCGGTGACGGGAACACCTCGGACGACTGGAGTCCGTCGTACACCTACCAGCACGCCGGAGTCTACACGGTGAACCTGACGGTGACAGGTTCTGGCGGCGATGACACGGCATCCGCCGTCATCACGGTGGAAGAACCGGCTCCTGAACTGAAGGCCAACTTCACCGCCTTTCCAACCTCCGGCACCGCCCCGCTGACCGTCTCGTTCACCGATACCTCAAGCGGTTCACCTACATCATGGCTGTGGGACTTCGACGATGGGAACACCTCCACCGTTCAGAATCCGTCCCATATCTATGTAGAACCGGGAACGTACTTCGTGAACCTGACCGTCTCAAATGGAACAACACAATCGTGGTTTAAACTGGAGGAGTACATCGATGTCGATGCTGCACCGCTTGATGCCAACTTCACCGCGTCCCCGACCACCGGCACCGCTCCGCTGGCGGTGCAGTTCACGGACACCTCGACCGGTATCTATGACACCTGTGTCTGGACGTTCGGTGACGGGAACTCCTCGGGCGAACAGAACCCGGTCTATATCTATACGGTACCCGGACTCTACACTGTAAATCTGACCATCTCTTCCGGGATGCAGACCGACACCGAGACGAAGGAGCAATACATCAACATCACCGCAGCACCACCTGTGCTCTCCGCCAACTTCATGGCCGTTCCACAGAACGGTACCGCCCCGCTGACCGTTCAGTTCACCGATACCTCGACCGGTGCACCGACGTCCTGGCTGTGGGACTTTAAAGATGGGAACTTCTCGACAGAGCAGCACCCGACCCACACCTACATTTCTTCCGGGCTGTATAATGTCAACCTCACCGTCTCTGACGGAAAGACATCTTCGTCGTATGAGACGATGGAGTACATTGAAGTTTACGAACCACAATTAGAAGCCAGCTTCACCGCCTCTCCAACCACCGGCACCGCCCCGCTGACGGTGCAGTTCACGGACGCCTCGACCGGCACACCGACGTCCTGGCAGTGGACGTTCGGTGACGGGAACACCTCGGACGACCGGAGTCCGTCGTACACCTACCAGCACGCCGGCACTTACACGGTGAACCTGACGGTGACAGGTTCCGGCGGCGATGACACGACATCCACTGTCATCACGGTGAACGAACCCGTACCTGATCTAAAGGCCAGCTTCACCGCTTCTCCAACCTCCGGCCTTGCCCCGCTGACGGTGCAGTTCACGGACGCCTCGACCGGCGCCATCACCTCCCGGCAGTGGACCTTCGGTGACGGGAACACCTCGGACGACTGGAGTCCGTCGTACACCTACCAGCACGCCGGAGTCTACACGGTGAACCTGACGGTTACAGGTTCCGGCGGCGATGACAAGGCATCCACTGTCATCACGGTGGAAGAACCCGTACCTGATCTAAAGGCCAACTTCACCGCCTCTCCAACCTCCGGCACCGCCCCGCTGACGGTGCAGTTCACGGACGCCTCGACCGGCACACCGACGTCCTGGCGGTGGACGTTCGGTGACGGGAACACCTCGGACGACCGGAGTCCGTCGTACACCTACCAACACGCCGGTACCTACACTGTCTCGCTGATGGTTTCTGACGGGGGCACGGACGACACGATCACCCGTACAGACCTCATCACGGTGGAAGAACCCGTACCTGATCTAAAGGCCAACTTCACCGCCTCTCCAACCTCCGGCACCGCCCCGCTGACGGTGCAGTTCACGGACGCCTCGACCGGCACACCGACGTCCTGGCGGTGGACGTTCGGTGACGGGAACACCTCGGACGACCGGAGTCCGTCGTACACCTACCAACACGCCGGAGTCTACACGGTGAACCTGACGGTTTCTAACAGGGGCATGGACGACAGGATCACCCGTACAGATCTCATCACGGTGAATGAACCCAAAACGACCCCCACCCGATCATCTGGTTCTTCCTCTGATGGTGGTCGTTCTTTGCTCTCGGCAGGGGTATTTGAACGGCTCAAAAAAGGTGAATCAGGTTATGTCTCGTTAAGTGGAAGTGTAATCACCAGAATCGGGATCACCGCCAACTCGAGCCTCTCGGATGTTCTCGTCACCGTCGGCAGGGGTTCCCCCCCCAGCAGTGCCGGAGCCCCAGGAGATACCATCTACGCGTACCTGGAAATCCTTCTCTACCATGCTACAAACTCTGACCTGAATGGTGCGGAGATCATCTTCTCGGTCCCCCTCGCATGGCTGGAAGAACACGGTGCCGGGGTAGAAGATGTTGTCCTCTACAGATATCACAACAATACATGGGTACCTCTCCCTACCGAGTACATCGAAGAAAAAGATGGAAAGGCATATTTCCGTGCTGAAACAGAGGGTTTTTCCCTCTTTGCGGTTGTGATTGAAGCACCGGGAACTACAGTGGTGATGACCCCGGTAGCCCCTGTCCCCACAGACACAACCCTTCCAGACTCTGAAGATCCGGGGTCTACCCCGACGCAATCGGAGGAGCCTGAATCCACCCCGACGCAGACCCCCCTGCCCGCAGCCCTGTCCCTCCTCGCCGCGGGTACCGCTCTCCTCCTCAGGGGAAGGCGGGGATAG
- a CDS encoding GNAT family N-acetyltransferase — protein MAFSLQTERLELVPATPRHLDLDLTDHRGLARLLEAEIPHDWPPEMVREARQTFLTMLRADPFSEGWNLWYLICTEGNHRVLIGGCGFVGCPSSEGRAEIGYSLLPEFRGLGYATEAAGALIRWAFDDPEVTCVFARTYPDLTPSIRLLRRLGFTPAGEEEGGIRLCYHLTRATWDRKNLWDGKKEGSIPAFP, from the coding sequence ATGGCATTCTCCCTCCAGACCGAACGCCTCGAACTGGTCCCGGCCACTCCCCGCCACCTCGACCTCGACCTCACCGACCACAGGGGACTCGCCAGACTCCTGGAGGCCGAGATCCCCCACGACTGGCCGCCCGAAATGGTCAGGGAGGCACGGCAGACCTTCCTCACCATGCTCAGGGCCGACCCGTTCAGCGAGGGCTGGAACCTCTGGTACCTCATCTGCACCGAAGGGAACCACCGGGTGCTCATCGGGGGGTGCGGGTTTGTCGGGTGTCCCTCCTCTGAAGGGAGGGCCGAGATCGGCTACTCGCTCCTGCCAGAGTTCAGAGGCCTGGGATATGCGACCGAGGCGGCGGGTGCCCTCATCAGGTGGGCCTTTGACGACCCAGAGGTGACATGTGTCTTTGCCAGAACCTATCCTGACCTGACCCCATCGATCCGTCTCCTCAGGCGACTCGGCTTCACCCCTGCGGGGGAAGAGGAGGGAGGGATCAGGTTATGCTATCACCTGACCCGGGCAACGTGGGACAGGAAGAACCTTTGGGACGGGAAAAAAGAGGGGTCTATCCCCGCCTTCCCCTGA
- the purB gene encoding adenylosuccinate lyase translates to MAIHPIDYRYGTPEMKAVWGEENRFRCIVAAEVALAQAEAACGVIPADAAAKIKECAGEATLARANEIEAEINHDMMAVVKAVTEVCGDAGRWIHFGATSNDMLDTATGLQMKAAMDLIEEKLQRLLAVLLRRSEETKHLVCVARTHGQHGVPTTYGLRFAIWASEVGRHIERLRELRPRVAVGQLTGAVGTQAALGTKGIEVQPAMMEYLGLTAVDVSNQVIARDRYAEYVLFLANMATTLDKIGVEIRSLQRTELAEVEEAFGKNQVGSSTMPHKRNPIKSEQVCGLARIVRAMVEPALQNNTLWDERDLTNSSCERVVFPEASVLADHILNVMTRVLDRLTIREENIRKNLNLLHGVNLAESVMIELTRRGMGRQDAHEAVRVASMTALAEKRNIAGVLEENPKVAAVLSAEEIARLLNPDNYIGTAVEQVEGVVEKLRPLAA, encoded by the coding sequence ATGGCGATCCACCCGATAGACTACCGGTACGGCACGCCCGAGATGAAGGCTGTCTGGGGCGAAGAGAACCGGTTCAGGTGCATTGTGGCGGCAGAGGTCGCGCTTGCACAGGCCGAGGCGGCGTGCGGGGTCATCCCGGCCGACGCTGCGGCGAAGATCAAGGAGTGCGCGGGCGAGGCCACCCTCGCACGGGCAAACGAGATCGAGGCCGAGATCAACCACGACATGATGGCCGTCGTCAAGGCCGTCACCGAGGTCTGTGGCGACGCGGGACGCTGGATCCACTTTGGCGCCACCTCGAACGACATGCTGGACACCGCCACCGGGCTCCAGATGAAGGCGGCGATGGACCTGATCGAGGAGAAACTCCAGCGACTCCTTGCCGTCCTGCTCCGTAGGAGCGAAGAGACGAAGCACCTCGTCTGCGTCGCACGCACCCACGGCCAGCACGGCGTGCCGACGACCTACGGGCTGCGGTTTGCGATCTGGGCAAGCGAGGTCGGCAGGCACATCGAGCGCCTCCGCGAGCTGCGGCCCAGAGTCGCGGTCGGTCAACTCACCGGCGCCGTCGGGACGCAGGCGGCCCTGGGGACCAAGGGGATTGAGGTGCAGCCCGCGATGATGGAGTACCTCGGTCTCACCGCGGTCGACGTCTCCAACCAGGTAATCGCCCGCGACCGCTACGCCGAGTACGTCCTCTTCCTCGCAAACATGGCCACGACGCTGGACAAGATCGGGGTCGAGATCAGGTCACTCCAGCGGACCGAACTCGCCGAGGTCGAGGAGGCCTTCGGCAAGAACCAGGTGGGGTCCTCGACGATGCCCCACAAGAGGAACCCGATCAAGAGCGAGCAGGTCTGCGGCCTTGCCCGGATCGTCCGCGCGATGGTCGAGCCCGCCCTCCAGAACAACACTCTCTGGGACGAGCGCGACCTCACCAACTCATCCTGCGAGCGGGTGGTCTTCCCTGAAGCCTCGGTCCTCGCCGACCACATCCTCAACGTGATGACCAGGGTGCTCGACCGCCTCACTATCAGGGAGGAGAACATCAGGAAGAACCTCAACCTCCTCCACGGCGTGAACCTGGCCGAGTCGGTGATGATCGAACTGACCAGGCGCGGCATGGGACGGCAGGACGCCCACGAGGCCGTCCGGGTGGCGAGCATGACGGCACTTGCAGAGAAGCGAAACATCGCCGGGGTTCTTGAAGAGAACCCAAAGGTCGCGGCCGTCCTCTCGGCCGAAGAGATCGCCCGTCTTCTCAACCCTGACAACTATATCGGCACCGCGGTCGAGCAGGTCGAGGGTGTCGTCGAAAAACTCAGGCCCCTCGCGGCCTGA